The following proteins come from a genomic window of Pseudomonas putida:
- a CDS encoding NUDIX hydrolase: MSWQPHITVATIVEHAGKFLFVEEFKAGQHVFNQPAGHLEANETLPQAALRETLEETAWEVELTGVVGIYLYTAPSNGVTYQRICFAARPVRHHADLALDSDIVRAVWLTREELLAAPDRWRSELVPRCLDDYLAGPLHSLDLLRD, from the coding sequence ATGTCCTGGCAACCCCACATCACCGTCGCCACCATCGTCGAGCACGCAGGCAAATTCCTCTTCGTCGAAGAGTTCAAAGCCGGCCAGCACGTGTTCAACCAGCCCGCCGGCCACCTGGAGGCCAACGAAACCCTGCCCCAGGCCGCCCTGCGCGAAACGCTGGAAGAAACCGCCTGGGAAGTCGAGCTTACGGGCGTGGTCGGCATCTACCTGTACACCGCACCGAGCAACGGCGTGACCTACCAGCGCATCTGCTTTGCCGCACGCCCCGTGCGCCACCACGCCGACCTCGCCCTGGACAGCGACATCGTCCGTGCGGTCTGGCTCACCCGCGAGGAACTGTTGGCCGCCCCCGACCGCTGGCGCAGCGAGCTGGTGCCACGCTGCCTGGATGACTACCTTGCAGGCCCGTTGCACAGCCTTGACTTGCTGCGCGACTGA
- the mnmA gene encoding tRNA 2-thiouridine(34) synthase MnmA: MTSPALKDPAKTRVIVGMSGGVDSSVSALLLMEQGYQVEGLFMKNWEEDDGTEYCTAREDLADAQAVCDRIGIKLHTANFAAEYWDNVFEHFLEEYKAGRTPNPDILCNREIKFKAFLDYALSLGADLIATGHYVRRRDTGAVTELLKGLDPNKDQSYFLHAVGGKEIARTLFPVGELEKPEVRAIAEKHGLATAKKKDSTGICFIGERRFSDFLKQYLPAQPGEIQTTEGEVIGRHHGLMYHTIGQRQGLGIGGLKDAGDEPWYVLHKDLTRNVLVVGQGNEHPWLFSRALLASEIFWVNPIDLSSPRTLTAKVRYRQSDQRCTLALTESGYRAVFDEPQRAVTPGQSVVFYDGEVCLGGGVIETAEPWSPRA, translated from the coding sequence ATGACCAGCCCAGCACTCAAAGACCCCGCCAAGACCCGCGTCATCGTCGGCATGTCCGGCGGCGTGGACTCTTCCGTCTCCGCCCTTCTGCTCATGGAGCAGGGCTATCAGGTGGAAGGTCTGTTCATGAAGAACTGGGAAGAAGACGACGGCACCGAATACTGCACTGCCCGTGAAGACTTGGCCGACGCCCAGGCTGTGTGCGACCGCATCGGCATCAAACTGCACACCGCCAACTTTGCCGCCGAATACTGGGACAACGTCTTCGAGCACTTCCTCGAAGAATACAAGGCCGGCCGCACACCCAACCCGGACATCCTCTGCAACCGCGAAATCAAGTTCAAAGCTTTCCTCGACTACGCGCTGTCGCTGGGGGCTGACCTGATCGCCACCGGCCATTACGTGCGCCGCCGCGACACCGGCGCGGTCACCGAGCTGCTCAAGGGCCTGGACCCGAACAAGGACCAGAGCTACTTCCTGCATGCCGTCGGCGGCAAGGAAATCGCCCGCACCCTGTTCCCTGTCGGCGAACTGGAAAAGCCAGAAGTTCGCGCCATCGCCGAAAAGCACGGTCTGGCCACTGCCAAGAAAAAGGACTCCACCGGTATCTGCTTCATCGGTGAGCGCCGCTTCAGCGACTTCCTCAAGCAGTACCTGCCGGCCCAACCAGGTGAGATACAGACCACCGAAGGCGAAGTCATCGGCCGCCACCACGGCCTGATGTACCACACCATTGGCCAGCGCCAGGGCTTGGGTATTGGCGGCCTGAAAGACGCCGGCGACGAGCCGTGGTATGTGCTGCACAAAGACCTGACCCGCAATGTGCTGGTGGTCGGCCAGGGCAACGAACACCCTTGGTTGTTCTCCCGCGCCCTGCTCGCCTCGGAGATCTTCTGGGTCAACCCGATCGACCTCAGCAGCCCGCGCACGCTCACCGCCAAGGTGCGCTACCGTCAGAGCGACCAGCGCTGCACCCTGGCGCTGACCGAAAGCGGCTACCGCGCCGTGTTCGACGAGCCGCAGCGCGCCGTTACCCCTGGCCAGTCGGTAGTGTTCTACGACGGCGAAGTGTGCCTGGGCGGCGGTGTGATTGAGACGGCCGAGCCGTGGAGCCCGCGCGCATGA
- the hflD gene encoding high frequency lysogenization protein HflD, producing MNKLQEQLIALGGVFQAAVLVDRIARTGQASEADIGCMLGSLLVRDPKDTLEVFGGDDLNLRDGYRALVGALERDPSSLQREPLRYALSMLGLERQLNKRGDLLDTIGNRLPQIQSQADHFGLVHENVIASSGALYQDTLSTLRQRIQVHGDMRFLQQASNASKIRALLLAGIRAARLWRQLGGHRWQLVFSRRKLLNELYDMMRTPS from the coding sequence ATGAACAAACTGCAGGAGCAATTGATTGCACTGGGCGGGGTGTTTCAGGCCGCCGTGCTGGTCGATCGAATCGCCCGCACCGGGCAGGCCAGCGAGGCCGATATCGGCTGTATGCTGGGCAGCCTGCTGGTGCGCGACCCCAAAGACACCCTGGAGGTGTTCGGTGGCGACGACCTCAACCTGCGCGACGGTTATCGCGCCCTGGTCGGCGCCTTGGAGCGCGACCCCAGCAGCCTGCAGCGTGAACCGCTGCGTTATGCGCTGTCGATGCTCGGCCTGGAACGCCAGTTGAACAAGCGTGGCGACCTGCTCGACACCATCGGCAACCGCCTGCCGCAGATCCAGTCACAGGCCGACCATTTCGGCCTGGTTCACGAAAACGTCATCGCCTCCAGCGGCGCCTTGTATCAGGACACCTTGAGCACCCTGCGCCAGCGCATTCAGGTGCATGGCGACATGCGGTTCCTGCAGCAGGCCAGCAACGCTTCGAAGATCCGCGCCCTGCTGCTGGCAGGTATCCGCGCCGCACGCCTATGGCGCCAGCTGGGCGGGCATCGCTGGCAGTTGGTGTTCAGCCGGCGCAAGTTGCTCAATGAACTGTACGATATGATGCGCACACCTTCCTGA
- the purB gene encoding adenylosuccinate lyase, which produces MQLSSLTAVSPVDGRYAGKTQALRPIFSEFGLIRFRALVEVRWLQRLAAHPQIGEVPAFSAEANALLDSLATDFKLEHAERVKEIERTTNHDVKAIEYLLKEQAAQLPELAKVSEFIHFACTSEDINNLSHALMLRAGRDDVLLPLMRQIAEAIRALAHAHADVPMLSRTHGQPASPTTLGKELANVVYRLERQIAQVAAVPLLGKINGAVGNYNAHLSAYSQIDWEENARAFIEDELGLVFNPYTTQIEPHDYIAELFDAIARFNTILIDFDRDVWGYISLGYFKQKTVAGEIGSSTMPHKVNPIDFENSEGNLGIANALFQHLASKLPISRWQRDLTDSTVLRNLGVGFAHSVIAYEASLKGIGKLEVNAARIAADLDACWEVLAEPIQTVMRRFNIENPYEKLKELTRGKGITPEALLTFIDGLDMPAEAKAELKQLTPASYIGNAAAQAKRI; this is translated from the coding sequence ATGCAGCTTTCTTCGCTCACTGCGGTTTCCCCTGTAGACGGCCGTTATGCCGGCAAAACCCAGGCCTTGCGCCCCATTTTCAGCGAATTCGGCCTGATCCGTTTCCGCGCCCTGGTCGAAGTGCGCTGGCTGCAGCGCCTGGCCGCCCACCCGCAGATCGGCGAAGTGCCGGCGTTCTCCGCCGAAGCCAACGCCCTGCTGGACAGCCTGGCCACCGACTTCAAGCTCGAACACGCTGAGCGCGTCAAGGAAATCGAGCGCACCACCAACCATGACGTCAAGGCGATCGAATACCTCCTCAAGGAGCAGGCTGCCCAGCTGCCTGAGCTGGCCAAGGTCAGCGAATTCATACATTTCGCCTGCACCAGCGAGGACATCAACAACCTGTCCCACGCGCTGATGCTGCGTGCTGGCCGCGACGACGTGCTGCTGCCGCTGATGCGTCAGATCGCTGAGGCCATCCGTGCCCTGGCCCATGCACACGCCGACGTGCCTATGCTGTCGCGCACCCATGGCCAGCCGGCTTCGCCGACCACCCTGGGTAAAGAGCTGGCCAACGTCGTCTACCGCCTGGAGCGCCAGATCGCTCAGGTAGCCGCCGTGCCGCTGCTGGGCAAGATCAACGGTGCCGTGGGCAACTACAACGCCCACCTGTCGGCCTACTCGCAGATCGACTGGGAAGAAAACGCCCGCGCCTTCATCGAAGACGAACTGGGCCTGGTGTTCAACCCGTACACCACCCAGATCGAACCGCACGACTACATCGCCGAGCTGTTCGACGCCATCGCCCGCTTCAACACCATCCTCATCGACTTCGACCGCGACGTCTGGGGCTACATCTCGCTGGGCTACTTCAAGCAGAAGACCGTCGCTGGCGAGATCGGCTCGTCGACCATGCCGCACAAGGTCAACCCGATCGACTTCGAGAACTCCGAAGGCAATCTGGGTATCGCCAACGCACTGTTCCAGCACCTGGCCAGCAAGCTGCCGATCTCGCGCTGGCAGCGTGACCTGACCGACTCCACCGTGCTGCGCAACCTGGGTGTGGGCTTCGCCCATAGCGTCATCGCCTATGAAGCCAGCCTGAAAGGCATCGGCAAGCTGGAAGTCAACGCCGCGCGCATCGCCGCCGACCTGGACGCCTGCTGGGAAGTCCTCGCCGAGCCAATCCAGACCGTGATGCGCCGATTCAACATCGAGAACCCCTACGAGAAGCTCAAAGAGCTGACCCGTGGCAAGGGCATCACCCCAGAAGCACTGCTTACCTTCATCGACGGCCTGGACATGCCAGCCGAAGCCAAGGCCGAGCTCAAGCAATTGACCCCTGCCAGCTACATCGGTAACGCCGCAGCCCAGGCCAAACGCATCTAA
- a CDS encoding cupin domain-containing protein, which produces MNPDTPLQLLGGISAREFMRDYWQKKPLLVRQAFPDFESPIDPDELAGLALEEEVESRIVLEHGAHPWELRRGPFNEDTFADLPEKDWTLLVQAVDQFVPEVAELLEHFRFLPSWRIDDVMISFATPGGSVGPHFDNYDVFLLQGHGQRNWKIGQMCDSDSPLLDHADLRILAEFEQSGEWTLEPGDMLYLPPRLAHYGVAVDDCLTYSVGFRAPSAAEVLTHFTDFLGQFLPDEERYSDADAEPASDPHQIQHDALDRLKGLLDKHMNDKDLLLTWFGQFMTEPRYPEQVVGEELDEQELIEALEDGAILIRNPSARMAWSELGDDLMLFASGRSCPLPAKLRELLKLVCAADALHIDNLAQWLEDEDGLMLVQQLIKQGSLGFANE; this is translated from the coding sequence ATGAATCCTGATACTCCACTTCAGCTGCTCGGCGGCATCTCGGCCCGCGAATTCATGCGCGACTACTGGCAGAAGAAGCCGCTGCTGGTGCGCCAGGCATTCCCGGACTTCGAAAGCCCGATCGACCCCGACGAGCTGGCCGGCCTGGCTCTGGAAGAGGAAGTCGAGTCGCGCATCGTGCTCGAGCACGGCGCCCACCCGTGGGAGCTGCGCCGCGGTCCGTTCAATGAGGACACCTTCGCCGACCTTCCGGAGAAGGACTGGACGCTGCTGGTTCAGGCCGTCGACCAGTTCGTACCAGAAGTGGCCGAACTGCTCGAGCACTTCCGCTTCCTGCCAAGCTGGCGTATCGACGACGTAATGATCAGCTTCGCCACCCCTGGCGGCAGCGTAGGCCCGCACTTCGACAACTACGACGTGTTCCTGCTGCAAGGCCACGGCCAGCGCAACTGGAAGATCGGCCAGATGTGCGATAGCGACAGCCCGCTGCTGGACCATGCCGACCTGCGCATCCTCGCCGAATTCGAACAGAGCGGCGAATGGACCCTGGAGCCAGGCGACATGCTCTACCTGCCACCGCGCCTGGCCCACTACGGCGTAGCCGTGGATGACTGCCTGACCTACTCGGTCGGCTTCCGCGCCCCTAGCGCCGCAGAAGTACTGACCCACTTCACCGACTTCCTCGGCCAATTCCTGCCGGACGAGGAGCGCTACAGCGACGCTGACGCCGAGCCTGCCAGCGACCCGCACCAGATCCAGCACGACGCTCTGGACCGCCTGAAGGGCCTGCTCGACAAGCACATGAACGACAAGGATCTGCTGCTGACCTGGTTCGGCCAGTTCATGACCGAGCCGCGCTACCCCGAGCAGGTCGTTGGTGAAGAACTGGACGAGCAGGAGCTGATCGAAGCGCTCGAAGATGGCGCCATCCTGATCCGCAACCCAAGCGCACGCATGGCCTGGTCGGAGCTTGGCGACGACCTGATGCTGTTCGCCAGCGGCCGCAGCTGCCCGCTACCCGCCAAACTGCGCGAGCTGCTGAAGCTGGTTTGTGCCGCCGACGCGTTACACATCGACAACCTTGCACAGTGGCTGGAGGATGAAGATGGCCTTATGCTGGTACAGCAGTTGATCAAACAAGGAAGCTTGGGATTCGCCAATGAATAA
- a CDS encoding GNAT family N-acetyltransferase yields MNKIRVRLADWQKDNADIRRIREAVFVAEQHIPPELEFDSEDQDALHFLALEGDYPIGTARLLADGTIGRISVLKDWRGLKVGDALVNAVILEAQNRDLKQQMLSAQVHATPFYERLGFRVVSEEFLEAGIPHVDMVRDSREIA; encoded by the coding sequence ATGAATAAGATTCGTGTGCGCCTCGCCGACTGGCAGAAGGACAACGCCGATATCCGTCGCATCCGTGAAGCGGTGTTCGTCGCCGAACAGCACATTCCGCCGGAGCTGGAGTTCGACTCCGAAGACCAAGACGCGCTGCACTTTCTGGCGCTGGAAGGCGATTACCCGATTGGCACTGCCCGCCTGCTGGCGGACGGCACCATCGGGCGCATCTCGGTGCTCAAGGACTGGCGCGGGCTGAAGGTTGGCGACGCGCTGGTCAATGCGGTAATCCTTGAGGCGCAAAACCGTGACCTCAAGCAGCAGATGCTGAGTGCTCAGGTGCATGCAACGCCGTTCTATGAGCGGCTGGGCTTTCGCGTGGTCAGCGAGGAATTCCTCGAAGCTGGCATCCCGCATGTGGACATGGTCCGCGACTCCCGCGAGATCGCCTGA
- a CDS encoding DNA topoisomerase III codes for MRLFLCEKPSQAKDIAKILGANRKGDGCWQGTDVCVTWCIGHLLETAPPDSYDERYKRWNLADLPIIPEKWKMLVKPKTASQFKAVKRLLGEARELVIATDADREGEMIARELVEHCRYRGPIQRLWLSALDDASIRKALARLLPGQDTFNLYHSALGRSRADWLIGMNMSRLFTLLGRQSGYQGVLPVGRVQTPTLRLVVDRDRSIADFVPVPFWAIEVQLEHAGLVFNAQWRAPEGICDDQGRCLNQALAQQAATDIGNARSARVLKVTTERVREAAPLPFDLGTLQELCSKKFGLGAQETLDIAQALYETHKLITYPRSDCGYLPVSQHSEAPAILTALQRVDSSLAPLQAHLEPQRRSRAWNDAKVTAHHGIIPTAAASDPSRLPAKHKAVYTLIRARYLAQFLPNHEYDRTQAEFDCAGHALRAVGKQIVEPGWRRALPEALAPAKGREAPPAQVLPTLCESQDCSVQGLQLKDLWTQPPKPFTEGDLIKAMKNVAKLVDDPRLKQKLKETTGIGTEATRASIIQGLLDRGYLVKNGKALAATPAAFSLIDAVPRAIADPGTTAIWEQALDMVQSGEMSLEDFVARQSAWMGKLVERCSGMRMTINGPAVGKAAPWKKKRRNGGKGKLAASGAKTTASKPRQPRRKAPN; via the coding sequence ATGCGCCTGTTCCTCTGCGAAAAACCCTCCCAGGCAAAAGACATCGCCAAGATCCTTGGCGCCAACCGCAAGGGCGACGGCTGCTGGCAAGGCACCGACGTCTGCGTCACCTGGTGCATAGGCCACCTGTTGGAAACCGCTCCGCCTGACAGCTACGACGAACGTTACAAGCGCTGGAACCTCGCCGACCTGCCGATCATTCCGGAAAAGTGGAAGATGCTGGTCAAACCCAAGACTGCCAGCCAGTTCAAGGCCGTCAAGCGCCTGCTCGGCGAAGCACGAGAACTGGTAATCGCCACCGATGCCGACCGCGAAGGCGAAATGATCGCCCGCGAGCTGGTCGAACATTGTCGCTACCGTGGGCCCATTCAGCGCCTGTGGCTGTCCGCACTGGACGATGCCTCGATTCGCAAGGCCCTTGCGCGTCTGTTGCCGGGGCAGGACACCTTCAACCTCTATCACTCGGCGCTCGGCCGCTCACGCGCCGACTGGCTCATAGGCATGAACATGAGCAGGCTTTTCACCCTGTTGGGCCGCCAGTCCGGCTATCAGGGTGTGCTACCGGTGGGCCGGGTACAAACACCCACCCTGCGCCTGGTGGTGGACCGCGACCGCAGCATCGCTGATTTCGTACCGGTACCGTTCTGGGCCATCGAGGTGCAACTCGAGCATGCCGGCCTGGTCTTCAATGCACAATGGCGGGCCCCGGAGGGCATCTGTGACGACCAGGGCCGCTGCCTTAACCAGGCGCTGGCCCAACAGGCCGCCACAGACATCGGGAACGCCCGCTCCGCACGGGTGCTCAAGGTGACCACCGAACGCGTACGCGAGGCAGCACCCCTGCCCTTCGACCTCGGCACCCTGCAGGAATTGTGCTCAAAGAAATTCGGCCTTGGCGCCCAGGAAACCCTCGACATTGCCCAGGCCCTGTACGAAACCCACAAGCTGATCACTTACCCACGGAGCGACTGCGGCTACCTGCCCGTCAGCCAGCACAGCGAAGCGCCGGCAATCCTCACTGCATTGCAGCGCGTCGATAGCAGCCTGGCGCCGTTGCAAGCGCACCTTGAGCCGCAGCGCCGCTCGCGGGCCTGGAACGATGCCAAAGTTACCGCGCACCACGGCATCATCCCTACCGCGGCCGCCAGCGACCCGTCGCGCTTGCCTGCCAAGCACAAGGCGGTCTATACCCTGATCCGTGCCCGTTACCTGGCCCAGTTCCTGCCCAACCACGAGTACGATCGAACCCAGGCCGAGTTCGACTGTGCAGGCCATGCCCTGCGCGCCGTGGGCAAGCAGATCGTGGAGCCGGGCTGGCGTCGCGCATTACCCGAAGCGCTGGCCCCGGCCAAGGGTCGCGAAGCCCCGCCGGCGCAGGTCCTGCCAACATTGTGTGAAAGTCAGGACTGCTCCGTACAGGGCCTGCAGTTGAAGGACCTCTGGACCCAACCGCCCAAACCCTTCACCGAAGGCGACCTGATCAAAGCCATGAAGAACGTCGCCAAGCTGGTGGACGACCCGCGGCTGAAACAGAAGCTCAAGGAAACCACCGGCATCGGTACTGAGGCGACCCGTGCCAGCATCATCCAGGGCCTGCTCGACCGGGGCTATCTGGTCAAGAACGGCAAGGCACTGGCGGCCACCCCAGCCGCATTCAGCCTGATCGACGCCGTGCCACGCGCCATCGCCGACCCAGGTACCACGGCAATCTGGGAGCAGGCGCTGGACATGGTGCAAAGTGGTGAAATGAGCCTGGAGGACTTCGTTGCGCGGCAGTCGGCATGGATGGGTAAGCTGGTGGAGCGCTGCAGCGGCATGCGCATGACCATAAACGGGCCAGCGGTGGGCAAGGCGGCGCCGTGGAAGAAAAAGCGCAGGAACGGGGGCAAAGGCAAGCTTGCAGCGAGCGGTGCCAAGACCACGGCCAGCAAGCCGCGACAGCCTCGGCGCAAGGCCCCCAACTGA
- a CDS encoding DinB family protein: MEPLSHHLLTQAYNNGWANHRLYKACLQLTQDEFVAPRCSFFPSIKATLNHLLTVDWFYLHMLECEQRGEAPERDGERFFEPEQPFATCTDLHAEQAQADHRLIAYCSVLSDDQLSRYVSIVRPDRVQREQRLRLLAHLFEHQIHHRGQVHAMLSGTAVRPPQLDEFFCEEEAGLRAHDFAELGWSEGRVWK, from the coding sequence ATGGAGCCGCTGTCGCATCATCTGCTGACCCAGGCCTACAACAATGGCTGGGCCAATCACCGCCTGTATAAGGCCTGTCTGCAACTGACCCAGGACGAGTTCGTCGCGCCCCGGTGCAGCTTCTTCCCATCGATCAAGGCCACCCTCAACCATTTGCTGACGGTGGACTGGTTCTACCTGCACATGCTTGAGTGCGAGCAGCGTGGCGAGGCGCCTGAGCGCGACGGTGAACGCTTCTTCGAGCCGGAGCAACCTTTTGCCACATGCACCGACCTGCACGCCGAACAGGCCCAGGCTGACCACCGGCTGATCGCCTACTGCAGTGTGCTGAGTGACGACCAGCTATCGCGCTACGTGAGCATCGTAAGGCCCGATCGTGTGCAGCGTGAACAGCGGCTGCGCTTGCTTGCCCACCTGTTCGAGCACCAGATCCATCACCGTGGGCAGGTCCATGCCATGCTCAGCGGTACAGCGGTGCGCCCGCCCCAGCTGGATGAGTTCTTCTGCGAGGAAGAGGCTGGTTTGCGGGCGCATGATTTTGCCGAGCTTGGTTGGAGCGAGGGTCGAGTCTGGAAGTGA
- the zapE gene encoding cell division protein ZapE, translating to MAFDPKTRYQQALADQGYVPDPEQAQAVNALQACFEALEGGSPTRGLYLWGPVGRGKTWLMDLFHRCLSIAARRQHFHHFMAWVHQRLFQLNGTADPLQALARELAGQIRVLCFDELFVSDIADAIILGRLFQVLFDHGVVVVATSNQPPHLLYQDGFNRERFLPAITAIERHMQVLAVAGEQDHRLHPGAAHQRYWVAEAGSSKALEAVFKQLSLDDPGSAQPFAVGSRQIQVIRRSPQAIWCRFADLCEQPLAAMEFMALCDQFPAILVEGIPALSGEQQAGRIARGTEDGAARVEAGDRQLPALAAKDDAVRRFIALVDECYDRRVALYLEAQVPLEALYTQGYLAFPYQRTLSRLREMQLQRFA from the coding sequence ATGGCATTCGACCCCAAAACGCGTTATCAACAGGCCCTTGCCGATCAAGGCTATGTCCCCGACCCGGAGCAAGCCCAGGCCGTCAATGCCTTGCAAGCCTGTTTCGAGGCCCTCGAGGGGGGTAGTCCCACTCGGGGCCTTTATCTGTGGGGGCCCGTCGGTCGCGGCAAGACCTGGCTCATGGACCTGTTCCACCGCTGCCTGAGCATTGCCGCCCGGCGTCAGCACTTCCACCATTTCATGGCATGGGTCCACCAGCGGCTGTTCCAGCTCAACGGCACTGCCGATCCGCTGCAGGCCCTTGCCCGAGAGCTGGCAGGGCAAATCCGCGTGCTGTGCTTCGATGAACTGTTTGTCAGCGACATCGCAGATGCAATCATTCTCGGCCGCCTGTTCCAGGTATTGTTCGATCATGGCGTGGTGGTGGTTGCCACCTCCAACCAGCCGCCGCATCTGCTGTACCAGGACGGTTTCAACCGCGAGCGTTTTCTGCCGGCCATAACCGCCATCGAACGGCACATGCAGGTCCTGGCGGTGGCAGGCGAGCAAGACCATCGTCTGCACCCAGGGGCGGCACACCAGCGCTACTGGGTGGCTGAAGCTGGGAGCTCAAAGGCGCTCGAGGCGGTTTTCAAGCAGCTCAGCCTCGACGACCCAGGCAGTGCGCAGCCGTTCGCAGTGGGTTCACGGCAGATCCAGGTGATCCGACGTAGCCCCCAGGCGATCTGGTGTCGCTTTGCCGACCTGTGCGAGCAGCCACTGGCAGCGATGGAATTCATGGCGCTGTGCGATCAGTTCCCGGCAATCCTGGTCGAAGGCATTCCAGCCCTGAGCGGCGAGCAGCAGGCCGGGCGTATCGCCCGAGGTACCGAGGATGGTGCCGCGCGGGTGGAGGCGGGTGATCGGCAACTGCCGGCGCTGGCTGCCAAGGATGACGCCGTACGCCGCTTCATTGCCCTGGTCGACGAATGCTACGACCGCAGGGTGGCGCTGTACCTTGAGGCGCAGGTTCCGCTTGAAGCGCTCTACACTCAAGGGTATCTGGCGTTCCCGTACCAAAGGACCCTGAGCCGGCTACGGGAGATGCAACTGCAACGCTTCGCCTGA
- a CDS encoding PQQ-dependent sugar dehydrogenase, with product MIKATWLTTLTAAALAPLLAHAAAEERFPSEEGQVTVSTVADGLRNPWALAFLPGGKEMLVTERTGNLRVVNAEGKVGPPISGVPKVWAEGQGGLLDVVLSPEFAQDRTVYLSYAEEGSDGKAGTAVGRGQLSEDRARLENFDVIFRQQPKLSVGNHFGSRLVFDRNGYLFIALGENNQRPTAQDLDKLQGKIVRILPDGEVPKDNPFVGKDAVRPEIWSLGHRNQQGAALNPWTGKLWTHEHGPRGGDEINIPQAGKNYGWPIATHGINYSLMPIPEAKGDHVDGMVDPHHVWEKSPGISGMAFYDSPTFKAWDHNLFIGALATQELIRLQLDGDKIVHEERLLGDLKARIRDVRVGPDGYLYVLVDEKDGLLLKVGLSEG from the coding sequence ATGATCAAAGCTACCTGGCTGACCACACTCACCGCCGCCGCGCTGGCGCCGCTGCTCGCGCACGCCGCCGCCGAGGAGCGCTTCCCCAGCGAGGAGGGGCAGGTAACCGTCAGCACCGTGGCCGACGGCTTGCGCAACCCGTGGGCGCTGGCGTTCTTGCCAGGCGGCAAGGAAATGCTGGTGACTGAACGCACCGGTAACCTGCGTGTGGTCAATGCCGAAGGCAAGGTTGGCCCCCCCATAAGCGGGGTTCCCAAGGTCTGGGCCGAGGGCCAGGGCGGCCTGCTCGACGTGGTGTTGTCACCCGAGTTTGCCCAGGATCGTACCGTTTACCTGTCTTATGCCGAAGAGGGTAGTGATGGCAAAGCCGGTACTGCCGTTGGCCGTGGCCAACTGTCCGAAGATCGCGCACGCTTGGAAAACTTCGACGTGATCTTCCGCCAGCAACCGAAGCTCTCGGTGGGCAACCACTTTGGCTCGCGCTTGGTGTTCGATCGCAACGGCTACCTGTTTATTGCGCTGGGCGAGAACAACCAGCGCCCCACGGCGCAGGACCTGGATAAGCTACAGGGAAAAATTGTGCGCATCCTGCCCGACGGTGAAGTGCCCAAAGACAACCCCTTCGTCGGTAAAGACGCTGTACGCCCTGAAATATGGTCGTTAGGCCATCGCAACCAACAGGGGGCGGCGCTTAACCCCTGGACCGGCAAGCTCTGGACACACGAACATGGCCCCCGTGGCGGTGACGAGATCAATATTCCGCAGGCTGGGAAGAATTACGGTTGGCCGATCGCCACCCATGGCATCAACTACTCGCTGATGCCGATCCCTGAGGCCAAGGGCGACCATGTCGACGGTATGGTCGATCCGCATCACGTTTGGGAAAAGTCGCCAGGCATCAGCGGCATGGCTTTTTATGACAGCCCCACGTTCAAGGCCTGGGACCACAACCTGTTCATCGGCGCGCTGGCTACCCAAGAGCTGATTCGCTTGCAGCTCGATGGCGACAAGATCGTCCATGAAGAGCGCTTGCTAGGGGATTTGAAGGCGCGAATCCGCGATGTGCGGGTTGGGCCGGATGGCTACCTGTATGTGCTCGTCGATGAAAAGGATGGGTTGTTGCTGAAAGTTGGTCTGAGCGAGGGCTGA
- a CDS encoding LEA type 2 family protein → MTAALQRYARLLLVLLLAGVLHACALFQARDPLNISVIGIEPLAGQELEMRMAVKMRVQNPNEAPVDYNGIALNLEVNGQALASGVSDQQGHIGRYGEAVVVVPVSVTAFAFLRQAYGLSKLDSLQGMPYVLRGKLAGGPFGTVRFTDEDKLDLPKGSNLYW, encoded by the coding sequence ATGACTGCCGCTTTGCAACGCTACGCCCGATTATTGCTGGTCTTGCTGCTGGCTGGCGTGCTTCACGCCTGCGCTTTGTTCCAGGCCCGCGACCCGCTGAACATCAGCGTGATCGGCATCGAACCGCTGGCGGGGCAAGAACTGGAGATGCGCATGGCGGTAAAGATGCGTGTACAAAATCCTAACGAGGCCCCAGTCGACTATAACGGCATCGCGCTGAATCTGGAGGTCAATGGCCAGGCACTGGCCTCTGGTGTTAGCGACCAGCAGGGGCATATTGGCCGTTACGGTGAAGCGGTGGTGGTGGTACCGGTCAGCGTCACGGCGTTTGCATTCCTGCGCCAAGCCTATGGTCTGAGCAAGCTCGACTCGCTACAAGGGATGCCTTATGTACTGCGCGGGAAACTGGCTGGTGGCCCCTTCGGTACCGTGCGCTTCACCGATGAGGACAAGCTTGACCTGCCCAAAGGGAGCAACCTGTACTGGTGA